The following proteins come from a genomic window of Gemmatimonadales bacterium:
- a CDS encoding acetyl-CoA C-acyltransferase produces MKTQGQQSDVLFLSGSRTGFGSFGGTLKDLTATTLGVYAAQHALIKAGVEGSTVDHVVFGNALQTSADAIYLARHVALRAGLPIETPAVTVNRLCGSGFESIIQGAQQILLGESKIVLAGGAESMSQAPHVVRGARWGLRLGPAPPFEDLLWESLKDPQCGFSMAETAENLADKYKISRAEVDAYALTSQQRAKAGWDGGFFADELAPVPIRNRKTKQDEPWGADEHMRPDTTAEGLAKLAPYFKKDGVVTAGNASGICDGAAAVVLASEGAAKG; encoded by the coding sequence ATGAAAACGCAGGGCCAGCAATCCGATGTCCTCTTCCTGTCCGGGTCCCGCACGGGGTTCGGCAGTTTCGGTGGCACGCTCAAGGACCTAACCGCAACCACGCTCGGCGTTTACGCCGCCCAGCACGCCCTGATCAAGGCCGGGGTTGAGGGCTCGACGGTGGATCACGTCGTCTTTGGCAACGCCCTCCAGACCAGCGCCGACGCCATCTATCTGGCGCGGCACGTGGCGCTCCGGGCCGGGCTCCCGATCGAGACCCCCGCCGTCACGGTCAACCGCCTTTGCGGCTCCGGCTTCGAATCAATCATCCAGGGCGCCCAGCAGATTCTCCTTGGCGAGTCGAAGATTGTGCTCGCCGGTGGCGCCGAATCGATGAGCCAGGCGCCGCACGTGGTGCGCGGCGCGCGGTGGGGGCTGCGCCTCGGGCCGGCGCCGCCGTTTGAGGACCTCCTTTGGGAATCGCTCAAGGATCCGCAGTGCGGGTTCTCGATGGCGGAAACCGCCGAGAATTTGGCGGACAAGTACAAGATTTCGCGCGCGGAGGTGGACGCCTATGCGCTCACCAGTCAGCAGCGCGCCAAGGCGGGGTGGGACGGCGGCTTCTTTGCCGACGAACTCGCGCCGGTGCCGATTCGCAACCGGAAGACGAAGCAGGACGAGCCGTGGGGCGCCGATGAGCACATGCGTCCCGATACGACCGCCGAGGGGCTGGCCAAGCTGGCGCCTTACTTCAAGAAGGACGGCGTAGTGACGGCGGGGAACGCCTCCGGCATCTGCGACGGCGCCGCGGCGGTGGTGCTGGCCAGTGAAGGGGCGGCCAAGGGGC